GGAATTGATCGAGGACTTCGTGCCGCTCGCGGGCGACCGGCTCTATGGCGAGGACGCCGCCATTGTAGGCGGTCTGGGGCGCTTGCGCGGGCACTCGGTCATGGTGATCGGCACCGAGAAGGGCGGCGACACCGCTAGCCGCGTGAAACGCAACTTCGGCATGGCCCGGCCGGAGGGATACCGCAAGGCCCAGCGCCTGATGCAGATGGCCGATCATTTCGGCCTCCCCGTGGTCACCTTCGTCGATACCGCCGGCGCCTATCCCGGCCTGGGCGCGGAGGAACGCGGCCAGGCAGAGGCCATCGCCCGTTCGATCGAGGTCTGTCTGGGGCTGAAAGTGCCGCTGATCTCCGTCGTGATCGGAGAGGGCGGCTCCGGCGGAGCGATCGCGCTGGCCGCGGCCAACAAGGTTCTGATGCTGGAGCATTCCATCTACTCGGTCATCTCGCCCGAAGGCTGCGCCTCCATCCTCTGGCGGTCTGGTGAAGAAGCGAAGGTGGCTGCCGAGGCGCTCCGCCTTACAGCGCAGGACCTGGAGAAGCTGGGCGTGATCGACGCCGTCGTGGCGGAACCCTTGGGTGGCGCTCACCGAGAGCGTGCGGGCGCCATCCAGACGGTCGGAGGCGCCATTCTGCGGGCGCTGGAAGACCTGCGCGATCTCGACGGACCCGCGCTGAAGACCCACCGCCGCGACAAGTTCCTGGCCATGGGCCAGAAGGGCCTTTCCTGATGAAGCTTCCCTCTGACAGTACTACCTAGAAGGCGCCGTTCTGCCGGGCGAACATCACCAGTCCCAGCAGCAGGTAGGCGATCCAGATGCCATTGACCGCCTTGATCAGGCGGTTGCGCTCGCGCTGCTCGTGGGCGTGGTGGTGACGCAGTTCGGGCGGCAGCTTCTCGCGCTCCCGGCGCTGCATGGAAATCAGATAGACGCCCGTCGAGCCGTAGTGGTAGTCGGGCACGGCATCGCCGTCGTTGATCTGAAGCCGGGCGGAGATCATGAGGCCCAAGACGCCGATCATGGTAAAGGCCAGCCAGCCGACATAGCCCGCCAGGAAGAAGGTGATGGCGCCCACCAGCAGGGTCATCAGGACCGCGGCCAGTCCATAAGGCCGCTCGTACCATGGACGCAGGTCCTTGCGCCTTGCGCCGGCGGCGCCAAGCGGCTCAAGCGGTTCCTGAGGTGCTTCCAGGCTCATGCCCCAGTTTAGCAGGGGCGCCCGCCATCCGACAGCCGGTTAGTCGAGCTTGCCGTGGCAGTGCTTGTACTTGCTGCCCGACCCGCAAGGACAGGGGGCGTTGCGCGAAACGCGGCCCCAGGTCTCCGGCCGGTTCGGGTCGACGGTCTCGGCGGCCTGTCGCGTGGTGACGGTCGCGCCGCCCTGGGTTTGGGCTTGCGAGGCCTGGGCGGGCGAGGGCTGGGCCGCCGGGCCGGCATCGGCGAGGGCGGGGTCTTCACGCCCCTCGTGCATGACCTGCTCGCGCGGGCGCGGAGCGACGCTTTCGGGCTCCTCTGGGCGGCGGATCTCCAGGTGGCTCAGGACCGAGGTCACCCGGCCCCGCATCTCGGCCAGCATGGCGTGGAACAGGTCGAAGGCCTCGCGCTTGTACTCGTTCAGCGGATCGCGCTGACCAAAGGCGCGCAGCCCGATGCCGTGGCGCAGGTGATCGAGCGACAGCAGATGGTCCTTCCACTGCTGGTCCATGACCTGCAACAGAATGGATTTCTCGGCCATCCGCATGATCTCCGGCCCGAAGTTGGCCGCCTTTTCCGCCATGCGGGAATCGCTCGCCTTCTTCAGGCGCTCCAGGATCTCAGGCTCGGCGATGCCTTCCTCCTTGGCCCAGTCGGCAACCGGCAGGTCCAGTCCGGTCAACTGGCGCACCTCGACGTGCAGGCCGTCCAGGTCCCACTGCTCGGGCAGCGAGCCCGAGGGGATCGCGTTGTGGACCGCGTCCTCCAGGGCTTCGTGGCGCATGTCGCTCACGATGTCCTGCACGGAGTCGGACTGCATGAATTCGCGGCGCTGCTCGAAGACCACCTTGCGCTGGTCGTTCATCACGTCGTCGAACTTCAGGAGGTTCTTGCGAATCTCGAAGTTGCGCGCCTCGACCTTCTGCTGCGCCTTCTCCAGGGCCTTGTTGACCCAGGGGTGGACGATGGGCTCGCCTTCCTGCAGCCCCAGCTTTTGCAGCATGCCGTCCATGCGGTCGGAGCCGAAGATGCGCATCAGGTCGTCTTCCAGCGACAGGAAGAATTTCGAGGCGCCGGGATCGCCCTGACGGCCCGAGCGTCCGCGCAGCTGGTTGTCGATGCGCCGGCTCTCATGGCGCTCGGTGCCGATCACGTAGAGCCCGCCCGCTTCACGCACCACGGCGGCTTGCTCGGCGATCTCCCGCTTGATCTTCTCGGCCTGCGCGCGGCGCTTGTCCTCGTCCTCGATGCTCTCGGCCTCCTGGGCGAAGCGCATGTCGTAGTTGCCGCCCAGCTGGATGTCGGTGCCGCGTCCGGCCATGTTGGTCGCGATCGTGACGGCCCCGGGAACGCCGGCCTGGGCGATGATCTGGGCTTCCTGCTCGTGGTAGCGGGCGTTCAGCACATTGTGCTTGATCTTGGCCTTCTTCAGGCTCTCCGACAGCATCTCGGATTTCTCGATGGAGACCGTGCCGACCAGAACCGGCTGCTTGCGCTCCTGGCACTCCTTGATCAGATCGACGATGGCGTCGTACTTCTCGCGCGTCGTGCGGTAGACCTCGTCGTCGTAGTCCTTGCGCATGATCGGTTCGTTGGTCGGAATCTCCACCACTTCCAGCTTGTAGATCTGATGGAACTCGTCCGCCTCGGTCATGGCCGTGCCGGTCATGCCCGCCAGTTTCGGGTAGAGGCGGAAGTAGTTCTGGAAGGTGATCGAGGCGAGCGTCTGGTTCTCCTGCTGGATGGTGGCGCCTTCCTTGGCTTCCAGGGCCTGGTGCAGGCCCTCGGAATAGCGGCGGCCCTCCATCATGCGACCGGTGAACTCGTCGATGATCACGACCTTGTCGTCCTTGACGATGTAGTCCTTGTCGCGCTGGAACAGCGTGTGGGCGCGCAGCGCCTGATTGGCGTGGTGCAGCAGGGAGATGTTCTCGATGTCGAAGAGCGTGCCCTCCTCGATCAGGCCGGCGTCGCGAAGCAGCTGCTCCATGCGCTCCTGGCCTTCCTCGGTGAAGGTCACCGAGCGGGCCTTCTCGTCCTTCTCGTAATCCTTTTCCGGGTCGAGCTGCGGGATCAGGGTGTTCGCGCGCTTGTATAGTTCCGAGGAGTCCTCGGCGGGTCCGGAGATGATCAGCGGGGTGCGCGCCTCGTCCACCAAGATCGAGTCCACCTCGTCGACGATGGCGAAGTTGAACTCGCGCTGGGCCATGTCCTCCAGCCGGAACTTCATGTTGTCGCGCAGGTAGTCGAACCCGAACTCGTTGTTGGTGCCATAGGTCACGTCGCAGGCATAGGCGACCTTGCGCTGCATGGAATCGAGGCCGGGCACGATGCAGCCGACCGAAAGGTCGAGGAACTTATAGATCTCGCCCATCCACTCGGAGTCGCGGCGGGCCAGGTAGTCGTTGACCGTGACCACGTGCACGCCCTTGCCCGAGAGGGCGTTCAGATAGACCGCAAGCGTGGCCACCAGGGTCTTGCCCTCACCGGTCTTCATCTCGGAGATCATGCCGCGGTGGAGGACGATGCCGCCGACAAGCTGCACGTCGAAGTGCCTGAGGCCGAGGGTCCGCTTGGAGGCTTCGCGCACCGTGGCGAAGGCTTCGGGCAGCAGGTCTTCCAGGCTTTCGCCCTGATCCAGCCGCTCGCGGAACTTCGCGGTTTGGCCGCGCAGGTCGTCGTCGCTCATCGCTTCGAACTCAGGTTCGAGAGCGTTGATCTTGTCGACCATCGGCTGAAGGGTTTTGACGAGACGGTCGTTTGCGCTTCCGAACAACCGCTTAGCGAGCGCGCCGAACATATACTATTGGCCTCTCGAGGCGTGGGGAAAAAAGCTTCTCTGGCGCCAGGGCCGCCCCCGACCCGTCGCCCGAGTGAGACATAGGCAAAGCGCCCCTAAGTGTCAACGAGAAGCCCGGATTGCCGAAGGCTCCTCCCGGATATGACGATTCCAAGGCAAGGCTTGCCGTGGGGCGGCCCGCTCTGCATGATGCGCGCCGAATGAAGAGCGCGCCCATCCCGGCGTCCCTGGGATTCACAGCCGTGCTCATAACAACAACGTGACGCTCAAAGCTTAAGGAAATTCCATGCGCAATGATTCCAAGACCGCCGCCGCTGCGCTCCCCGCCGGCTTCCTGCGCTGGGGCCTTCTGGCCTCCGCGCTTCTCCTCGCCTCCGCGCTTCTCCTGGCCGGCGCCGCCTTCAACACGGCGCTCGCACAGGACAGCGGCAGCGAAGGCGCCGAAAGCGCCGGGGAGAACACCGAAGCCGGTGAACCGGCGAGCGAGGCCCCCGCTGAGGAGGCCCCCGCTGAGGAGGCCGCCTCTGGCGACGACGCCTCTGGTGCGCTGCCCCCGGTCGAGACCCTGAACGCGGACACGGTGGTGGGCCGCGTCGGCGAGAAGGAGATCACCCATGCCGAGGTGTTGCAGGCCGCCCAGGAGCTGGGGCCCCAGTACGTCCAGAACCTGAGCCAGGTCTATCCGTTCCTGGTGCAGCGCCTGATCGATCTGGAACTGGTGACCCAGGCCGCGCTCGCCGCTGGACTGGACGACGAGCCGGTCGTGCAGGAGCGGCTGGAGAACGCCCGCAAGGCCGTGCTGCGCGACTACTACCTGGAGCAGAAGATCGAGGAGGTCGCGACCGACGAGGCCGTGGCCGCGCGCTATGAGACCTTCCTGGAGGAAAATCCCCCCAAGCAGGAGATCAAGGCGCGTCACATCCTGCTGGAGAACGAGGAAGACGCCAAAGCCGTGATCGAAGCGCTCGACGGCGGCGCCGACTTCGCTGAACTGGCCAAGGAGCGGTCGACCGGCCCGAGCGGAGCCAACGGCGGCGACCTCGGCTTCTTCACGGCCGACATGATGGTCGCCGACTTCTCCGACGCGGCCTTCGCGCTGGAGCCCGGCAGCTATTCGGCCGAGCCGGTCCAGACCCAGTTCGGCTGGCATGTGATCCTCGTGGAGGAAACGCGCGAGGGCGCGCAGCCGCCGCTGGACGAGGTTCGCGAGCAGCTCGTGGCCGAGCTTCAGACCCAGGCGGTCCAGGAGATGCTGACGGAGCTGCGCGCCGCCGCCGGGGTGGAAAACCTGCGTGACCCCGATGGCGCCATGACGCAGAATTAAGGGCTCCGGGTCCGGACCCCGCGCCGCGGGGTCCGGTTCCCTCCTTTCAGGACGAGTTCAGCTATGGCAATGCCGGTTTCCCCTCTTGCGCCCGAGGCCTTTCCGACCCTGCCGCCGATCGAGGGCGTGACCATCGCGACCGGCTCGGCGGGCATCAAGTACAAGGGCCGCACCGACGTCTGCCTCTTCGAGTTCCCCGAGGGCGCGGCCATCGCAGGCGTTCTGACCCGGTCGCTGACCGCCTCGGCTCCGGTGGATTGGTGCCGCAAGAACCTGAAGAAGGGCCGCGCGCGGGCCATCCTGATCAACGCAGGCAACGCCAACGCCTTCACCGGTTCGGTAGGGGAGAAGGCGGTGACGGTCTGCGCCGAGGCGCTCGCCGCCACGCTGGGCTGCAAGAAGGGTGAGACCTTCCTCGCCTCGACCGGGGTGATCGGCGAGCCGCTGCCCGCGGACAAGATCGCCGCCTCCCTGGAGGGCCTGCACAAGGGACAGCAGGCCGACGCCTGGGAAAGCGCCGCCAAGGCGATCATGACCACCGACACCTACCCCAAGGGCGCCAACCGGACGCTGGAGATCGATGGGCGGAGGGTGGCCATCAACGGCATCGCCAAGGGCTCAGGCATGATCGCCCCGGACATGGCGACCATGCTCTCCTTCGTGGTGACGGACGCCAACATCGCGCCCGCCGTGCTTCAGGGCCTTCTTTCCAAGGGCTGCGAGCGCTCCTTCAACGCCATCACCGTGGACGGCGACACCTCGACCAGCGATACGCTGCTGCTGGCGGCGACCGGCGCTGCCGGACACAAGAAGATCAAGGATCGCGCCGACAAGCGGCTGAAGCCTTTCAAGAAGGCGCTTGACGCACTGCTGCTCGATCTGGCGCTTCAGGTGGTCA
The window above is part of the Limibacillus sp. genome. Proteins encoded here:
- a CDS encoding acetyl-CoA carboxylase carboxyltransferase subunit alpha; its protein translation is ELIEDFVPLAGDRLYGEDAAIVGGLGRLRGHSVMVIGTEKGGDTASRVKRNFGMARPEGYRKAQRLMQMADHFGLPVVTFVDTAGAYPGLGAEERGQAEAIARSIEVCLGLKVPLISVVIGEGGSGGAIALAAANKVLMLEHSIYSVISPEGCASILWRSGEEAKVAAEALRLTAQDLEKLGVIDAVVAEPLGGAHRERAGAIQTVGGAILRALEDLRDLDGPALKTHRRDKFLAMGQKGLS
- the secA gene encoding preprotein translocase subunit SecA, with amino-acid sequence MFGALAKRLFGSANDRLVKTLQPMVDKINALEPEFEAMSDDDLRGQTAKFRERLDQGESLEDLLPEAFATVREASKRTLGLRHFDVQLVGGIVLHRGMISEMKTGEGKTLVATLAVYLNALSGKGVHVVTVNDYLARRDSEWMGEIYKFLDLSVGCIVPGLDSMQRKVAYACDVTYGTNNEFGFDYLRDNMKFRLEDMAQREFNFAIVDEVDSILVDEARTPLIISGPAEDSSELYKRANTLIPQLDPEKDYEKDEKARSVTFTEEGQERMEQLLRDAGLIEEGTLFDIENISLLHHANQALRAHTLFQRDKDYIVKDDKVVIIDEFTGRMMEGRRYSEGLHQALEAKEGATIQQENQTLASITFQNYFRLYPKLAGMTGTAMTEADEFHQIYKLEVVEIPTNEPIMRKDYDDEVYRTTREKYDAIVDLIKECQERKQPVLVGTVSIEKSEMLSESLKKAKIKHNVLNARYHEQEAQIIAQAGVPGAVTIATNMAGRGTDIQLGGNYDMRFAQEAESIEDEDKRRAQAEKIKREIAEQAAVVREAGGLYVIGTERHESRRIDNQLRGRSGRQGDPGASKFFLSLEDDLMRIFGSDRMDGMLQKLGLQEGEPIVHPWVNKALEKAQQKVEARNFEIRKNLLKFDDVMNDQRKVVFEQRREFMQSDSVQDIVSDMRHEALEDAVHNAIPSGSLPEQWDLDGLHVEVRQLTGLDLPVADWAKEEGIAEPEILERLKKASDSRMAEKAANFGPEIMRMAEKSILLQVMDQQWKDHLLSLDHLRHGIGLRAFGQRDPLNEYKREAFDLFHAMLAEMRGRVTSVLSHLEIRRPEEPESVAPRPREQVMHEGREDPALADAGPAAQPSPAQASQAQTQGGATVTTRQAAETVDPNRPETWGRVSRNAPCPCGSGSKYKHCHGKLD
- a CDS encoding peptidylprolyl isomerase, yielding MRNDSKTAAAALPAGFLRWGLLASALLLASALLLAGAAFNTALAQDSGSEGAESAGENTEAGEPASEAPAEEAPAEEAASGDDASGALPPVETLNADTVVGRVGEKEITHAEVLQAAQELGPQYVQNLSQVYPFLVQRLIDLELVTQAALAAGLDDEPVVQERLENARKAVLRDYYLEQKIEEVATDEAVAARYETFLEENPPKQEIKARHILLENEEDAKAVIEALDGGADFAELAKERSTGPSGANGGDLGFFTADMMVADFSDAAFALEPGSYSAEPVQTQFGWHVILVEETREGAQPPLDEVREQLVAELQTQAVQEMLTELRAAAGVENLRDPDGAMTQN
- the argJ gene encoding bifunctional glutamate N-acetyltransferase/amino-acid acetyltransferase ArgJ; amino-acid sequence: MAMPVSPLAPEAFPTLPPIEGVTIATGSAGIKYKGRTDVCLFEFPEGAAIAGVLTRSLTASAPVDWCRKNLKKGRARAILINAGNANAFTGSVGEKAVTVCAEALAATLGCKKGETFLASTGVIGEPLPADKIAASLEGLHKGQQADAWESAAKAIMTTDTYPKGANRTLEIDGRRVAINGIAKGSGMIAPDMATMLSFVVTDANIAPAVLQGLLSKGCERSFNAITVDGDTSTSDTLLLAATGAAGHKKIKDRADKRLKPFKKALDALLLDLALQVVKDGEGAEKLITVTVTGAASARAAKRIGLSIANSPLVKTAIAGEDANWGRIVMAVGKSGEKASRDRLSISMGGIELARNGERVPDFDETPVAAHMKGRDIVIEVDVGIGRGKATVWTCDLTHRYIDINADYRS